A stretch of the Carassius carassius chromosome 6, fCarCar2.1, whole genome shotgun sequence genome encodes the following:
- the LOC132142324 gene encoding phosphomannomutase 2-like: protein MAGSSLDPTTLCLFDVDGTLTAARQKATPDMHQFLSELRRRVRVGVVGGSDLDKIKEQLGDDVMDRVDYVFAENGLVAYRFGQLHSVQNIQAYMGEEVLQDFINFCLNYLSKIKLPKKRGTFIEFRNGMLNVSPIGRSCSQEERIEFFELDKKEKIREKFVSILKEEFAGKGLSFSIGGQISFDVFPEGWDKRYCLGIVEKDLYQCIHFFGDKTMPGGNDYEIFVDPRTIGHEVRSPEDTQRICKELFFNAVQNKVQ from the exons ATGGCCGGTTCAAGCTTGGACCCGACAACACTGTGCCTGTTTGATGTGGACGGGACTTTAACAGCAGCTCGCCAG AAAGCAACTCCAGACATGCATCAGTTCTTGAGTGAACTGAGACGGCGAGTGAGAGTCGGGGTGGTCGGAGGATCAGACTTGGACAAAATTAAAGAGCAGTTGGGTGATGATG TGATGGATAGAGTGGATTATGTATTTGCTGAGAACGGTTTGGTAGCATACAGATTTGGGCAACTGCACTCTGTACAG AATATTCAGGCATACATGGGAGAGGAGGTTTTACAGGATTTCATCAATTTCTGCCTCAATTACCTTTCAAAGATAAAACTGCCCAAAAAAAG AGGCACATTTATTGAATTCCGTAATGGAATGCTGAATGTCTCTCCAATTGGTCGAAGCTGCAGCCAAGAGGAAAGAATAGAATTTTTTGAACTTGATAAG AAGGAGAAAATTAGAGAGAAGTTTGTCTCCATTTTAAAAGAAGAGTTTGCTGGGAAAGGACTTTCTTTCTCCATTG GTGGGCAGATCAGCTTTGATGTGTTTCCAGAAGGCTGGGATAAGCGCTACTGTCTGGGAATTGTAGAGAAAGACTTATACCAGTGCATCCATTTCTTTGGAGACAAAACTATGCC TGGTGGAAATGATTATGAAATCTTTGTAGACCCCAGAACAATTGGTCACGAAGTCAGGTCACCTGAGGACACacagaggatctgcaaggagctCTTCTTCAATGCCGTCCAGAATAAAGTACAGTAG